The DNA window AGAGGCCGGGGCCACGGTGGAGTACATGGGAGCAAACAAGGTTCCTGACCTCCAGAGACTATTCCAGgtatgaagaaaaacaaaattataaggAGCAGTAAAAAGTGTCCATTTCTGTCACTGCAGTATAACAATTTGCCCACTTCACTTGTAAAACTCACAGTGGCTCAGCTTCTGTTTATTATCAGAAAACTCATAACTTGTTCAATTTATAAGTCAAGTGACAGTTTCTTACCATAAGATGATTACTGGTGTTTACTTCTCTGTCGAGAAGAACTCCTTCAACACTCACTTCAGATCACATGGGAGGCAGTGAAGGAAACTGTAACAGACTTCACTGAGTGGTCACTCAGTGAAGTGGAAATCCTATCAGACTTTTCCAAGAGCAATTTTTACGCTGAAACatttaagtagaaaaaaaaaacgagttgCATTACAGTATTGGTAAAATAACTATTTTTGAAACATGCTGGACAAGATGTTGAAAGTACTCTGCAACAACTTTCTTTAactcttctgctttttttcttgctccATCACTTCCCTGCTTTCCCGCCCTCTCCCTCCTGGTTCATCTACTCTCAGACATCAGACGGCGTCCCCATTCACTTGAAGCGCGGATATCCCGACAGGCTACTGTACCGCACCACCATGGCTCTCACCGTTGGAGGTGCTCTCTACTGTCTGGTGGCTCTTTACATAGCATCCCAGCCCAGGAAACAGTGACCAGAAACAGAAACCAATGATCTTTCTGTAACTCTTCCGAGTTTTTGCTGCTGTAATAACCCAACATTCTCTATTTGCGCTCGCAATACCACCTGAATATGCCACTTGTCAGGGCATCCCACCAATGATATCAagaatattgtttgttttgttttgttaaaaaaaaatctaagttaaTAAATTTTAAGGGGAAACAAGGATGAAgtcttttgcattttgttttggctTCAGGTTTTATGCCATCTGGGGTCATCATATACAGTAGCAATCTCTGCAGAAGAGGTGTCGTTATTGCCAATACACCAACGTCATGAAACTGTGTATAGGGTAGAGAGCTGCATCGCCTCCCTCAGCTCTCATAGATGCCAGAATAGAAGCGCAGATTTAAAGATTTAGCATGTTacaggcatgtgtgtgtgtgtgagagagaaacagagcagGCAGAAAGGAGACACCTTGTCTGGAACATAGCTGCTGCTCACTTGGCTTAAGTACTGtctcatacagtatttatatgtGTGGGCCCTGGTGTGATGTCAGATGCTCCTTgcggagggagggagggagggaggttGTTTCAGACAGACATGTTGGCACTCCCACATCAAGCTGCTGAAACACTGATCATCTCAGCGTCTTATGCTTTGTCTCTTGTGTATTGTGGTTTATAATTTTTTCAaaagattgttttattattatggtCTGCATACTGCAACACGTGCATAGTAATAGTGAATTTCAATCACCAGTGATGTTGGAAGTGGTGGAATGTGGCTGgttttaaagaattttaaagAGAATTTCCAGTAGACGTTAAATAAATCATCATCAGAAGTTTAATTATTTCTACATCAGTATGAACTCCCTTccacaaataaatgaagaaaaacgaCACGTTCCACATATTacgtttttacaccggatgccgtacctgccacaaccctcccatttctttttttttttttatctggtctCGGGACTAGCATGAAGCTCAACTTTGGGTgcggtgggattcgaacctgcagccttctgcatcacaAACCCAATTCACTACCACTGAAATGTTTACTCCATATATATTAAGATACTGTGGTTTGATTATTTAGGGGCTTTACACAATGGACGTCTAACTAAACGATAAGGATGTGCTATAAGTCAGCTTTACTGTAAGGGTTTGTTCGAAGATTTTGGATGAACCATGTAGGAATTGTGTCACTGCCCAAATATATACGACCCTAACTGTgttgtatgtatttaaaattgtttaaaaccCTTCTGTACACTGGGGGGATGATAAGAAGGCTTTAATTGCATGCAAACcttacactttttgtttttctgctagGGCTTCTTTGGGCCTAAAATACCCAcaaggctttttgtttttaattaatgaataGCCAtgtaggatttttttctttttaattaaaaggtgGGCCCCTAATTTGTCAGTATGACTCAGCTCTGGACCTCCCTTTGTTGTGGCATCAATACTTCACACCCTGAGGAAAACCTTATGATGGATAATTGATGATGGCGCTGATTTGAAAATTGATTATTTGGTCCTCTAGGGAATAATGACTACTGAgaacaaataaagacacaatgcaTAATTTAAAGTGCTCCAAAACATCCTATCCTGGTACTGGTCAGGGTAATTTAGTGTTAAGAGCTAAGAGATATGTAAGTACAGGACAAACCTCACACACTACATCAAAGTGGGACAAATCTTGTACCAACATTGTGTTTTGCTCACTagagattttcatttttgtgcttttctttgctcATTTGAGTGGTTTGAAGGTGGCGACGCTCCATTAGAGCCTGTTTGTACTGTTGGCAGGCGATATCACTCACCAACAAACTGCATTCGAGAACAAATTTAATGAAAACCTAATGACAGTTGTTGGGTTGTCTGCTCAGTCAACTCAACTCAAaccacacacagtgaaaaatatgAGCTCACTCCTTTTTATATCAGGATTGTGATTGAGAGTGTTTTCCATCCTTCCAAATAATACATTCTATATTAACGTTTCACAGTTTTCCACCAGTGGAGCTTTGAATAATGACCTTTTAAATCTTCAGTAATGGTTAAAAGGGCAACAAACTAGAGAGCTAGCACCATCAACTGTTTAACTTGACTCATCAGGGGTGGCTGTAATTctgtaaggcagtcgtccatgcaccacaggttcagtggttcgatccctggtcctggctatatgtcaaagtgtctctgggcaagacactgaacccctaacagcccattcacaTCCCTAACTGTGCAGGttcaagcccagtagaaattggggaggttgcatcaggaagggcatcaacatgtggacaatgatctgctgtggtgaccctgaactcacgggataagctgaaaggacaaaaaaaaaatcatgcaatGGTCAATTCATTGTTTGAATTGTatctgcacccagatgttcaaTTGTTGACAGTAGTTGGGTTCTAAAGAACTTACTTTTAACAATGTAATGAAAAAGACATCAGCAGTagaaaaatgtaagttaaagagAAGCAACAAGACCCAGATCAGGGATATTGCAGTTTTCCAGTATctataacaataaaatacagataaaaagtATATAATTAACTCTTAATTAtatgtttccatggtaacaacATAAATGCCATTTCCTTACAACAAGTTCAAGGATTTGGTGTGTGAATGAGGCCAAGATCGATCCCTTAGAAGTATGTGTAGCCTATGAATTTGTTGTTGATTAAGTCATTAATGTTATCTCTTCAACAAGATGCAGCACGTTTTTTTAGTTTGGACTAAATGGAGCCTCGCAGTTTGACGGCGTCTCTAGTTGTTGATTAAGTGGTTTTCGTTTAAAAAGCGTTCACTTAACATGACAAATTAGTGATATTATAAATCAGACATTATAGTCAGGAACTTTGCGtaaccaataaataaaaacctttacaTACAGTTGAGGTCTCAGCCTTCATCTGTCAACATTAAGCATAAATAATATTCATAGTACATGTAGTAGGGGCTATCactacctcacagctagaacCTTCATGTAAGCACTGTTGTACCTTTAACTTTGTGAATGGGAAATCCCAGTTCCCCAACTGAGAATAACTAGTCTAAGATATCTTAGAAACCATCGCTTGGAAACTCTAGGTggaaaatggaaacacaaaagtCTTTGTAAGGTTTAACAAGGAATCCCCTTCTCACTTTGTCTCTTTTCAACCAACTTTCTCAGGTATTCCATGGCCTCCCACTGAaacttgtcttaaaaaaaaaaatactgtatgcacACCTTAAACTGTCAGAGAGGTTGTTTTGCCAAAAAAACATgtacctgtttgcttttcttcgTGGAATCCCTCAGTCCACCCTCCTGTCTCCTCCATCCCTCTTTCCCTCTTGCATCACAACAACCCACTCAAGTGTCCGTCAGGAACAATGGATTCTTTTatccgggggggggggggcatcagAAGCAGATGAATTATAGCTGTAGGCATACTGGTAAACACAATTATGTTTGGATCTTTTGAACCTGTAACATCTCTGGCACAAAAAGCTTGCCTTTAAAAGCAACAGTCATTGACCAGGCaggtaaaattttaaaaagccccTTACTTAGTTCAGCAGGGTTCCAAACAGGGCGGCAGTCAGTCAGACAAGGCAAACACATCCAGCAGCCAGTAATGGGGTAAGGTACGcaaaaactttgtttaaatgaaatgaaatgattaaatgaaatgaaatgattaaatgtatgaaaatattaaatgagtATTAAGACACTCTGGCGATTACAGGAATGGGATGGGTATATCTAGCCTATACAAAGAAGGTGATAAAACAATGAACTGCATGAGTGCAGCAGGGTAAGTGGCAACTGCAGGGTATGTCAGTAGTAACATCTGACATCGCACTCATAGCATAAAATTTAAACTGACAATTTGAAATCCCTTTTGCTGCAGAGTTAGACTAGAATAACAACTCTGAATGAAAATTCATAGGGATGTCATGAATGCGGCAGATCTGCCTATTGTGTATTCTGTCCACAAGTTAGTATTTTATGACACAATCTGTTAATTATTGGACACAGATAGTAATAGCGACTGGAGAGGCATCGCTATTCCCAGCATAggctcaaacacaaaaacactgttatCCCTTTTCAATTTAAAGCTGTATTGATTGATTTGCTCATCAAAACAAGCCGACAGACACAAAGCCACTGTTTCCCTACCTTCTTGGAAATGTGTCCTGCCTATTGTGTTAGCAAACTATTTTTACAACAAGGAATATTAACATTCATTTGGTGTCAGTTTCTGGCTACAAGACAAAGCTAAATCCCAATCTTCAAACGGCGTTTCACTATCCTTTAGTACCTATCTACTCCTGAGAAAACCCCTATTCAGCTTGTTGCATTTTGAATCACTCTCAGctttgtcagtctgcagcttgCTGCAGTGATGCTATTGTGTACAGGGGGTTAATCAGAACTTGCTcgctgaaaacagctgccttcTGCAGATGGAAGCAGACTTAATAAGAGCTACGAGACTGgattttacattaaagtaaATGAGGCTAGAAAAGCTGTTTGGAGCTGCAGAGTTGGTTGTTAATTCTCTCGAAGCTCTCAGCAGCTCAGGCAATCTGTTCTAATGGCACAGTCAGGGTTATGCTTAAAAATATTGATCGAAGCAGGTTTCATTTTAGGTGACACTATCCACCGGCTGCATCCTAATTCAGAGTACACTGCTCCGTCTGTTTCTCAGTCCCGAGAGAAACAATGCAGAAATACAACAGCTCTGCAAACAATGGCTATGACAACTGCCTTGCAGAAAGGGCTGGAGTGAATGTAGGGGAGAGGTAGTGACAAATTACCTCTGCTCACAATACCCTGCCACAATAGCAAAGTCTGAgaac is part of the Channa argus isolate prfri chromosome 20, Channa argus male v1.0, whole genome shotgun sequence genome and encodes:
- the cox7a2l gene encoding cytochrome c oxidase subunit 7A-related protein, mitochondrial, whose product is MYYKFSGFTQKLTGSGPTAAYNPQGLKPGVPVETPTMVFASPTKVMAEAGATVEYMGANKVPDLQRLFQTSDGVPIHLKRGYPDRLLYRTTMALTVGGALYCLVALYIASQPRKQ